From a single Thamnophis elegans isolate rThaEle1 unplaced genomic scaffold, rThaEle1.pri scaffold_59_arrow_ctg1, whole genome shotgun sequence genomic region:
- the HSD17B8 gene encoding estradiol 17-beta-dehydrogenase 8, whose product MAAQLRLRGALALVTGAGSGIGRAVSLRLAREGASVAAADVDEAGAAETLRALPPPGDHQAARVDVGCARSVEELLRTVQARFARPPTVCVNCAGITRDEFLLRQSEAAFEAVLRVNLKGAFLVTQAVAKALVESGATGGSIVHLGSVVGKVGNLGQVNYAASKAGVEALAKTAAKELARYGIRCNTVLPGFIRTPMTDKVPTKVLDKFAAMVPMGRLGEPEDVADVCAFLASDESRYITGASLEVTGGLFI is encoded by the exons ATGGCAGCGCAGCTGAGGCTCCGTGGGGCGCTGGCGCTGGTCAccg gGGCCGGCAGCGGCATCGGGCGGGCGGTGAGCCTGCGCCTGGCCCGCGAAGGCGCCTCGGTGGCGGCGGCGGACGTGGACGAGGCCGGGGCGGCGGAGACGCTGCGGGCGCTGCCGCCGCCGGGGGACCACCAGGCCGCGCGGGTGGACGTGGGCTGCGCGCGGAGCGTGGAGGAGCTCCTGCGGACGGTGCAG GCGCGCTTcgcccgcccgcccacggtcTGCGTGAACTGCGCGGGGATCACGCGGGACGAGTTCCTGCTGCGGCAGAGCGAAGCCGCCTTCGAGGCCGTCCTGAGGGTCAACCTgaag gGGGCCTTCCTGGTGACCCAGGCCGTGGCAAAGGCGCTGGTGGAGAGCGGGGCCACGGGGGGCTCCATCGTCCACCTGGGCAGCGTGGTGGGGAAG GTGGGGAATCTGGGCCAGGTGAACTACGCGGCTTCCAAGGCGGGGGTGGAGGCGCTGGCCAAGACGGCAGCCAAGGAGCTGGCCAG GTACGGCATCCGCTGCAACACCGTTCTGCCGGGTTTCATCCGCACCCCCATGACGGACAAGGTCCCCACCAAAGTCCTGGATAAG ttcgCTGCGATGGTGCCGATGGGACGCCTGGGGGAGCCCGAAG aTGTGGCCGACGTCTGTGCCTTCCTCGCTTCGGACGAGAGCCGGTATATCACCGGTGCCAGTCTGGAAGTGACAG gGGGCCTCTTCATCTGA
- the RING1 gene encoding E3 ubiquitin-protein ligase RING1 yields the protein MAAPANAQTTSKTWELSLYELHRTPQEAVMDGTEIAVSPRSLHSELMCPICLDMLKHTMTTKECLHRFCSDCIVTALRSGNKECPTCRKKLVSKRSLRPDPNFDALISKIYPSRDEYEAHQDRVLAKLNRLHNQQALRSSMEEGLKMQAMNRGQRVRKHPQESDNNTFSGAEDNCDSRSHLSNASAPSQPEAGPSCKRSRASDESCAEPETSHEGGRGSPEPGAESSSSEIELVFRPHPILVEKGGYSQTRYVKTTANATVDHLSKYLALRIALEEVPGPDPEPPALEDVSEKQYTIYITTAGGAFTTLNGSATLELVNEKYWKLSKPLELFYAPTKEQK from the exons ATGGCCGCCCCCGCCAACGCCCAGACCACCAGCAAGACCTGGGAGCTCAGCCTGTACGAACTCCACCGCACCCCCCAG GAGGCCGTCATGGACGGGACGGAGATCGCGGTGTCGCCCCGCAGCCTCCACAGCGAGCTGATGTGCCCCATCTGCCTGGACATGCTGAAGCACACCATGACCACCAAGGAGTGCCTGCACCGCTTCTGCTCCGACTGCATCGTCACCGCCCTGCGCAGCGG GAACAAGGAGTGCCCCACCTGCCGGAAGAAGCTGGTGTCCAAGCGCTCCCTCCGCCCCGACCCCAACTTCGACGCCCTCATCTCCAAGATCTACCCCAGCCGCGATGAGTACGAGGCTCACCAGGACCGCGTCCTGGCCAAACTCAACCGGCTGCACAACCAGCAGGCCCTGCGCAGCAGCATGGAGGAGGGGCTCAAGATGCAGGCCATGAACCG GGGGCAGCGTGTCCGGAAGCACCCGCAGGAGTCGGACAACAACACCTTCAGCGGGGCGGAGGACAACTGCGACAGCCGGTCGCACCTCAGCAACGCCTCAGCTCCCAGCCAGCCGGAGGCCGGGCCCAGCTGCAAGCGCTCGCGGGCCTCCGACGAGTCGTGCGCCGAGCCCGAGACCTCCCACGAGGGCGGGCGGGGCAGCCCCGAACCCGGGGCCGAGTCCAGCAGCAGTGAGATCGAGCTGGTTTTCCGGCCTCACCCCATCCTGGTGGAGAAGGGGGGCTACTCCCAGACCAG GTACGTCAAGACCACCGCCAACGCCACGGTGGACCACCTGTCCAAATACCTGGCCCTGCGCATCGCCCTGGAGGAGGTCCCCGGCCCGGACCCCGAGCCCCCCGCCCTGGAGGACGTGAGCGAGAAGCAGTACACCATCTACATCACCACGGCTGGAGGGGCCTTCACG ACGCTGAACGGCTCTGCGACTCTGGAGCTGGTCAACGAGAAATACTGGAAGCTGAGCAAACCCCTGGAGCTCTTCTACGCCCCCACCAAGGAACAGAAGTAG
- the LOC116523591 gene encoding class II histocompatibility antigen, M beta 1 chain — protein MPPPWSLLILALSAPLAGGFVLHLETDCLLSADGGLLQPSWTLFFNKMPFTCFDFQAKGFVPCGLGASPLWGYYLGFPVANWLTNTSLQLPEDTTQQCQLRGQALWAQTGDRRTAPKVLISPVTPQNTPDPIMLACMVWGFYPGDVNITWLWNGEPVKDRLEPPRVTSNGDWSYQAQLTLPVDPQKGGSYTCSVHHSSLKAPLTAEWAPGFPSELGIKVGVSVAVLVVGMVFLAVGLVFWKRSRIQGYYPLEGDNYPHEGR, from the exons ATGCCCCCTCCGTGGTCGCTGCTGATCCTGGCGCTGAGCGCCCCGCTGGCAG GTGGCTTCGTCCTGCACCTGGAGACGGACTGCCTCCTCTCGGCCGACGGCGGCCTCCTCCAGCCCAGCTGGACGCTCTTCTTCAACAAGATGCCCTTCACCTGCTTCGACTTCCAGGCGAAGGGCTTCGTGCCCTGCGGCCTGGGCGCCTCCCCGCTCTGGGGTTACTACTTGGGGTTCCCCGTCGCCAATTGGCTCACCAACACCTCCCTGCAGCTGCCCGAGGACACCACCCAGCAGTGCCAGCTGCGGGGCCAGGCGCTCTGGGCACAGACCGGGGACAGGCGga CTGCACCGAAGGTCCTCATCTCCCCGGTTACCCCCCAGAACACTCCGGACCCCATCATGCTGGCCTGCATGGTGTGGGGCTTCTACCCAGGAGACGTCAACATCACCTGGCTTTGGAACGGGGAGCCTGTGAAGGACCGCCTGGAGCCCCCGCGGGTCACCAGTAACGGGGACTGGAGCTACCAGGCGCAGCTGACGCTGCCAGTTGACCCCCAGAAGGGGGGCAGCTACACTTGCTCCGTCCACCACTCCAGCCTGAAGGCACCCCTCACCGCAGAATGGG CCCCAGGCTTCCCCTCGGAGCTGGGGATCAAGGTTGGGGTCTCGGTTGCCGTGCTGGTGGTGGGGATGGTCTTCCTGGCAGTCGGCCTGGTCTTCTGGAAGCGGTCAAGGATTCAAG GGTACTACCCCTTGGAAGGCGACAACTACCCCCATGAAG GTCGGTAG